Proteins encoded within one genomic window of Sebastes fasciatus isolate fSebFas1 chromosome 18, fSebFas1.pri, whole genome shotgun sequence:
- the LOC141756621 gene encoding vascular endothelial growth factor A-like → MQSFIWIWHLLSLLLLQLAPAQISHPPEEGHSRVMAFQEVWAKSMCRPMEQLVDVEQEYPGDVEYIYLPGCVPLWRCSGCCGDETVECQATLESNVTLQVMRIHPMTSMHHVELTFVEHQRCECRARQNLLHNKSISESIKNKPRRRKHKKTATGCGKCQFPQNKMNPL, encoded by the exons ATGCAGAGTTTCATCTGGATCTGGCACCTCTTATCGCTTCTTCTGCTGCAGCTGGCACCTGCACAG ATTTCACACCCTCCAGAAGAGGGTCACTCAAGAG TCATGGCGTTCCAGGAGGTGTGGGCGAAGAGCATGTGTCGGCCCATGGAGCAGTTGGTGGATGTGGAGCAGGAGTACCCTGGAGATGTAGAGTACATCTACTTGCCTGGTTGCGTCCCACTTTGGCGCTGCTCCGGTTGCTGCGGGGACGAGACGGTGGAGTGCCAGGCTACCCTCGAAAGCAACGTCACACTGCAG GTGATGAGGATTCATCCCATGACATCTATGCACCACGTGGAACTCACATTTGTGGAGCATCAGAGATGTGAATGCAG AGCCCGCCAGAACCTTCTGCATAATAAAAG CATCAGTGAGTCTATCAAGAACAAACCTCGAAGGCGGAAACACAAGAAGACAGCAACCGGCTGTGGCAA gTGCCAGTTCCCTCAAAACAAGATGAATCCTCTCTGA